The window TCGTGTTGGTGAAGTCGCCGCTGCCCGCGCCATTGCCTGCCACGACAACGAGACCAACCGCGCTGCTGCCATAGTCGAAATAGCTGCGGTCGACCGTGATGAGAGCCGGATCAAGGCCTGTCGCACGAAGCTGCGAGTCGCCGCCCGGTGCATTGTCGTAGAACAAAGTATCGGACACGTTCAACGTCGTCGAAAATCCAAAAGCAGTTCCGCCATCATGCTCGATCCAGATGCCTTCCGTGCCGTTGCTGAGAATGTCGCAATTCTCGACATTGATTACGCTGTCTGCGGTGTAGTTGAAAATGCGGTGAATGCCCTTGTTGCTATTGCTGGAAATGGTGCAATTCTGGAACGTCGCATTGACGGGGCTGAAGAGACCCACGCCGGAGTCGTTTGGCTGTCCGGTGATCGTCACGCCATCGATGTTCAACGTGCTCAAATCGGTTCCGTCAGGCTTCAGGCCGACCCCCGTGTTGCCGGAGATGGTTCCACCTGTCATCGTGAACTGTTCGCCAATGATGATCACGCCGTCGCCGGAGTTATTCTGGATATCCGTATCGGTCGCAGTCACAGTACCATCAAAGTAGAAGAGTCCCGTGCCGCCGTTGCCGGAAATCGACGAATTGGATATATTCAACTTAGGATCGAATGGCGTTCCCGGCGCGCCAAAGAACACGCCAACTTCAGTATTCGAGTTCAATTCGCAGTTTGTGACGTTGATGGTCGCTTCGACGCCAACTGTGTCCACGGTGATAGCACGGCGCGTATTGCCATTGAGCGAGCTGTCGCTCACGGAAACAGTGTACGTGCCTACTCCGAAGAGTTGAAGGCCGGAGTCGTTGCCACCATCGCCGTTGCCATCGAGAGCGCAACTCTCGATGAAGACATCCGCCGGCGTATTCACATTCACGCCGTTGTCGCTGTTGCCTGAAACGGTGAAACCGCGCAGGGTCATTGATGTACATCCCGCAACAACAGACACGCCATCCACGCCGCCGCTGATGATGGCGCCAATGGGGTCCGATTCAATTGTCAGGTTTTTGTCGACAGAAATCGTGCTATAGGTCCCGCCGTCAATCACCGTCAACGTATCGCCCACCGAAGCAGCATTGATTGCTGTCTGGAGGGCAGCGCCACCACCGGAGACATCGGCTGCGAAACCGATCGAGACCATTGCAGTCAAGAGACCCAACGTCAGTGCCACTTTGCGTATTGATTTCATTTATCTCTCTCCTTGCTTGTCGTGTTCATTTCACGTGCGATGTTGGAGAAGGGGCGGCGACGGAGATTGAGCCGTTCGCCGCCTTCCCTGTGGACGAAGAAGAATCTCTTAGTACAGCGACCACTGGGTAACGCCTGCCACGGCACCGTACTCGTAGGCGCCCATGTCCGGTGCAGATCCGGAGGGCCGCACTGCTCCATCCAGATCATCCGTGACACCGAGGGTATCCCCAGCGTCGATCGCCGGCGAACCGGCCTGCAGATGGAAGTCGCCAGTACCTGGTCCCGAAGAATCGGTCACAAACAGCGGGTCCTGACCCAGTTTATCGTTTGCGCCAGACGATACACCGGAGCCGATGGTGTTCGAATTGCAGTAGAGCACATTGTAGTCGCTGTCGATGCTCGCATTGGCATTCGTGCCATTCACGGCATTCAGACCAATATCCCAGCCGGCCACGATGCAGTTGCGCATGGTGACGCTGGCGGGATTCAAAGCACCCTCAAACACCTCGGCCGTCACAGCGGCTTCATCCGTTTCACCGCTGCCTACTAACGTACAATGAGTCAACGTTGCTTCTGCATTACCGATCAGATCTGCTGAGGCAATGTTCACGACTTTCAGGCCGCCGCTCGAAGCGCCATCGTCCAGCAGGCAGTTTGTGAAGTCGTGGGTGCCAGCGCCGACGAGGGCGATATTGTCCTTGGTTCCGTTGCCTTGCACGAACGTGCTGCGCTCGGCCACCAGGTTCCTCACCCCATCGCCGTCGAACAGGATGTTCCCTTCGCTGTCTCCGGCCACGTTGTTGTAGCTCACCGATGTATCAGTCAACGTCACATCGATTGGCATGCCGATGACCAGGATTCCAACCTTCTGGTTGCTTTCGACCGTGCAGCCATTGAGGTTCAGAATCGTCGACGTTCCGTTGTCATTGAACAGACGCGCGATACCTTCTGTACTGTTGTTCTGAATCGAGCAATTGGTGAATGTGTAGTTTCCCTGGCCGAATATGCCGAGACCCATCTCTCCATTGCCGTGAAACTCGGTTCCCGTCACATTGGCCGTCAGGTTTCCTGCACCGCCATCCGGCTGGAAGCCAACGGTGGCGTTGTCACTCACCGAACCGCCGGTCATCGTGACGCTGATGGGGCCGTAGGCGTTGTTGAAGGCAAACCCGCGGCCATTCCCGTCGATCGTGCAGTTCTGCACGATGAAGTTGCCAGCGGCGAACCGAATCACGCCATGATCGCCGTTCCCCATGATCGTGACCCCGTCAATGGTATAGTCACGCGCCGCAGGTCCGGAGGCGTTATCGTCCAGAAACAGCCCGTGGCCAACATTAGTGGAAATCGAGCCGCCGGTGATCGTGCCCGTCCCAAAGAAGTCCACCATGCCTGCTCCACCATTGTTCGTGATGTCGCAGTTCGTCAGCAGGAAGTCGACCGACAGTCCGCCGGGTTTACCCAGCAGGACGCCTTCGTTGGTGTTCCCGTCGATCGTCACCCCGCTGGCATCGATACTGATGGTGCCGGGGCTGTCGAACGTCCAACCACGGTGCGAGTTGCCACTGAAAGTCGAATTCGCGATGGTCAGGTCGAGGGTCGCCGCACCAATGTCCGTCTGGTGCAGGCCGGAACCACCACCGCTTCCAGATGTACCATTGCCGTCCACGTTGCAATCCGTGATGGCCAAGGCCCCGCCGCTCTCGATTGAGATACCGTGGAAGCCGGCGCCGCTGATCGTGAAGTTCTCGATCGTCACATCCGCCGCCTGAACGGTCACGCCGCTATCCAGGGATGTCCCCGTAATCGTGGCTTTGCCATTCTGCGACAGAAGTGTCAGGTTCTTGTCGATCGTGACGGCTTCATTCGCCGAGTAAGATGACGCGTCCACGAGAATACGGTCGGTATCCACCGTTCCCGCGTCATCAATGGCGGCCTGGATGGTCGAAAAGTCGGCCGGGACATTTATGTCCGCTGCCAGCCCAGAACCCGTCAGGAGACCGGCGGCAACGGCAATGGCAGCTACTTTGTTGAAGTTCTTCATTGTTGATACTCCATGCAAATGGTTTTGGGTGGTGGGCTAATGGGCCCGATTTCATCACTCCTGTGAAATGGTTTGGGGTTCACCTGCTAAAGCGTCTCGACGTTTGCGATTCGTTCTTCTCGATTCGGATTCATTAATCAGTGAAAGGGTTCCTTGTTCGAGGACAGAATATCGCCCGATGAAATCGTTCCATTGGTCGGATCATAGATGAGCGCTTCGCCGCGCTCCAAATCCACATAGTCCACAGCGTCGACGCCGATAAAATCGCGCTCCAGGTTTGGACCCAGGTTTCCCATGATCCACTTGAAGCCCAATTGATCGACAACTGAAGCCCGCGCGCCTGCCGGCGGATCGTGGAAGAACGGATCGCCCCAGTACTCGTAGACGTTCTTGTCGCCATAGGGATTATTGTCGTGATCTGGACGATTGCTCTGGAAGGGGGTGAAGAGCACAGACGTCAGGTAGGAGATAGGCGTTGTGAGAGTCACCCACGTCGTGTACTCGTCGTCCGCGGGAGTTCCCGATAGTGCATTGTAGTCGATGATGTAGTGATTCGTATCGACGGCGTAGGACTCCAGTCCCGTGCGAATAGTGCGCATGTCCGCTTTCGCGCGCGAGACCTTCGATCGGGTTTGCGCTTCCAGGAAGTTGGGAACCGCAATGGCAGCCAGAATTGCGATGATTGCCACCACGATGAGCAGTTCGATCAAGGTGAAGCCGCGCTTCTTTGTCTTGGATTTGCTGAACTTCATGCTCTTTCACTCCGTTCTTCATTGAGAATTCGAGGTTTCTTCGTTTCCAACAGATCCTGTCGTTATGGGCTAGTATCCCATCCACCCGATCGCGTTCGCTGTTCCGGGAGTGGCAGTCGGACTCGGGGGCGGCGTAGGTGTCGGTGTAATCGGGTTCTCGCCCAGCGGCCAGATATCCAACGAGATCACCTTGGACGTTCCACCCTGCGAATACAAGTCCATCTCCACGCTGTCCGTGCGCTGCGGATAGATCCGCGTCGTCACCACCGACCGCCTGTTCGCGAAGATCTCTATGGTAGAGCGATCGATGAATATGCGCAGCTCCAGGTTCTCGTTTCCTTCCAGCAGGTGCTGTGCAACGACGTCCCACTTCCCAACCTGGTTGCTCGTACTCGAGAGCCCGCGCTTTACGAACAGTCCACCAACAGCATTGTACTGGATCAGCGTCTGCTCCTGGCCATTGGGCGACTTGCGTACCTTGATCCCGAAGGCGGACGCGTCCTGCAGGTCCACCAGGGCGCGGATTTCAACCATGTCGCCGCCGACTCCAGGGAGGTATCCGCTCTCGCCGGCTTCGACGAAGATATTCGTGAAGTTGTGTCGTTCGCCTCGCAACATCTCGAGTTCCGGCGCCGGCGCCTGGCGCAATTGATTGCCGTCTGCCAGCGTCAACATTCGCTGCATGGTAAACAGGTTCGCATATCCCGCGGCGAGTTGTGCCTCGCTTGTGCGATCTTCGATCATCACGCCCATCGCGTAGATCCTGCCGTCGTCCGTGTATGAAATCGATGGCGCCAGGACATGCTCCGGGCCGAGATCGAGACGCCGAGGAGTTCCATACTCTGCGTCCGGAACGAACTTCTCATTCACCCAATCGCCGATCCAGTAAACGACATCCACGGGACCGGGGTGACCGGGAGCAGGGATGGCGTTGACCAGGAAGATCCACTTGCCGTTCGGAAAGCGCCCGAACATTGGCATCTCCCACATGTGGTTCACAACATCCGGCGGTCGACTGAACATAATGCCCCGATACTCCCAGTTCAACAAGTCGTGGGAGCGATACAGGTGCACTTCTCCGCCCGTGTCTTCGTAGCCGGATCCGATGATCACCCAGTACCACCCGCCATCCTGCCAGATGAACGGATCGCGGAAGCCCAGAATCCCCGGCCGCGCACCGGGAGGCAGTGCCGGCAGGACAGGATTCGTCCCCCACTTGTGAAAGTTAATGGCCAGGTCTTCGCCACTTGTCGCGACACTCTGCGTTTGGCCCTGATCGTTGCTCGTATAGAGGATAGTCAGTTCATTGTTATGAATTGTCGTCGAGCCCGACCATGTGCCGTTGCGATCGTACACGCCCTCGGGCCAGATCGCATCCGTCACCGGGTACCAATTCGCGAAGTCCGGACTGATCAGATGCCCCCAGTGCTGATTGCCGAAATACGGGCCATTGGGGTTCTTCTGGTGGAACAGATGGTAGTTGCCGCGATAGTACTGCATGCCGTGAGGCTCGTTGGTCCAGTCCGCGGGAGGAATAGCATGCCAGCCCGGCCGGGTCGGGTCATGGGAGAAACGGCTTTCCGGGACAATGATCTCGGCGGCCGGAGGGAAACCGCCCTGATAGTGAATCAGTATTTCGTCCGCCGCCAGGGCTCGATTGTAGACTCGCACCTCGTCAATCAGGCCGTTGAAAATGCCGAGAGGGAAGATACCGAGCGCGCCGCCCTGATTATGGCGACCTATCTGAAACGGGATGTTCGAAGCAGCTTCCAGGTCACCCGCGACGAAGTTGTTCTCGGCCACCTGGCTGCCATTCAGGTAAATCCTCAGCCCCACATTGCGATCGTAGGTGCCCGCCAGATGAATCCATTGGAATTTCGGCAATGGAGCCGGCGCCACAACCGAGTGCCAATTACCGTCCGCACCGATCGAGAAGTTCCAGACACCCCAAGGGTCGACGCCAAGAAAGAAGCCGCGCGGGGCCTCCTGCTGGTTCACAATGGCCGCATCTTGCGCAGTGTAAGGAAACGCCCGCACCGCGACCCAGGCTTCCACGGTCAGTTGGCTGACATTCTGGTTTACAACGCCAGGGCCGAAGTCTGCGAAGGTTGAGTATCCATCCGCGCGAAGCCCCTCTCCCCATGGGCCGGGGGCGAATTCCGGATCGCCAAAGTTGTTGGGAACGCCCGCCGCCTGGCCGGTCCGCCATTCCTTGATCTGCTGCTGATCGTTCAGATCTTCCATCGTAAAGCGCGCCATCAAGTCGCCCTTCGGAATGGAACGCAGCGATCGCAGAGTATTCATTGTGAACGTTCGCAGCGCGTCGATTTTGCTGTTCCATCCACCGACGGCAAACTCGTAAGCGCCTGTGCCAATCACGACCACGCGTCCGTCGCCAGGACGGTATTCTCCGGCCGCAACGATGTCGCCCTGCCATTCCGTATCTGCCAACCAGATCCCATCGAACTGAGATGAGTCCGGCCACCAGGCGATCTTGTTGTCCACGGAGAGGCCTGGTGCGAGCGTGGCGAACACGTCCGGCAGGCCGTCGAAGACCGCGCTTTCTGTTTTCTGAGAAAATCCCCAGGGGCCGGAGTCGCCGGGCTCGATTGATACGGACGGCTCGGTGTCCTCGAACCCAAGGTCGACAACGTACTGGGTCGCGAATCCCGAGAGCAGTACCCGACCGCCAGCACTCACCCAATCGGCGATCGCGGCAACCGTCGCCCCCTGCCCCGGCAGGACCACGCTCTCATCATAGTGCCACCAGAGCGTCTTGTAATCGCCGAGAATAGACGGGTCGGCGGCGATGTCATCCAAATGAAGGTACTCGGCATCGAAAGAGGTCAGCGCCCAGTCATAGGCAGCCCGCTCCTCATCGGACAGGGAGGCGTAGCTGGCGTGGCGGCCGAGGAGGGCCAGGTCAGCCGCCGACGCCAGATTTGCCACACAGAGGGCAAGTACGACGAAAACCACCGCCACCACAGGTGCCGAGCGGCCCGATTCGCGGAAATCTCGGGATGTTTGAAGAAGTCGGTTCGCCACTGAGGCTGGTTCCCTTTCAACGTTGCTGTTGATGGTCTAGGCAAGCCACCTTACTCCTGTCAAGTGCTATTTGGAGCGCTACGACGAGGGCATGTCGATCCACTCAATCTCTCTCCAGCCCATCTCGCCCGGATCGCCAGACTCCATTTAGAAAGCTATCAATATTGGTTTTATGAGGTACATTCCTGGAAATTCTCTCGGAGATGCGACGTCCGTGAGAACGCAAAATCACGCGCAGAAAAACTGCTCAGACTTCGCCTTACAGGAGCAAATGTCGCCTTCCGAATGACAAAACCTTCAGTCCGCGGCCCTGGAACATGTCGAAGTGTTCATTTCAGTGCTGTGTGAGTTCGAGCGATCCAACCTCTCCCATGCTCGCCTTTCCGGTCACACAGACGGGGGCTACAGGGAGCGTACCGAATCTCGCGCGACGAGCTCGGGCGGGAAGCGCTTCACAAGGTACCCCTCCGATTCTGCACCCTGCAGTTGCGACACCAGGATCTCCGCAGCGCTACGCCCCATTTCGGCGATGGGCAGCGCAATGGTCGTCATCGGCGGATTCAACAGCCGGGCGATTTCGATGTCGTCGCAGCCCACGACGCTGACATCTTCGGGGATCTTGAGCCCCAGGTGCTGGGCTGCTTCGTAAACGCCGAGAGCAATCATGTCGTTGAAACAGACAACGGCGGTGGGGCGCTTCCGTGAGGGGACATCGAGCACCTTCAGGCCGGCTTCGAAGCCCTGTTGCGTCGTGTCTCCCGCCTTCACGACGCACTGGCTGTTGAAGTTCACGCCACTCTCCATCAGGCACTGCACGAAGCCCACAGCACGCTCGGCCGCCGAGACAATCTTCTCCGGCCCCTCCAAATAGCAGAGGTTTGTGTGCCCCTTCTCGATGCAGTGCTCGGCGGCCAGATAGCCAACCTCCCGATTCTCGACTTCGACGAAATGGGATTCGAAGCCACGGATCGGACCAACGCAGACGAAAGGTGTCTTGCGCAACCGCAGCGATTCGTAGTGACTCAGCCGCCCCTCCATTTGAAAGGGAGATAGGATCAAACCGGCCACTTGATAGGCGAGGAGATCCTCGATCGCTTCCTCCTCTGCCTCCTTTGTCTGCGTCTCAAAGAAGATGATGTGCAGGCCTTCCTTGCGAAGCACGGAGTTGATTCCCTGAATCAAGTCGGCGAAGAACGGGTTGCGGATGTTCAGAATCGTAACGCCAACCAGATTGGTGTTCTTCTGAAGAAGCGTGGTCGCCATTCGGTTTGGGCGGTAGTTGTACTTCTTGACAATCTCGAGAATGCGCTCCCGGGTCGGCTCGGAGACACCCGGTTTCCCCGTCAAGGCCACATGGACCGTCTGCCGCGAAACGCCACAGATTCTCGCAATGTCTTCCATCGTAATCATTGTTGTCGGCACCCCTTCGCTGGGCGAGTCACTCCCACTTTCCTTCCAATCGTCGTGACGAAAGGTGCCCCAAGAGCCTTACAGGCGTCAAGTAAATCATAGCCATCCCGACACCCGGCCCAATTGCCGCGCGTCACTGGGGGACGTGGAAACCTCGCTCGATAGGCGACTCTGCAGCCAAAGAGCGTCAGTCGCCTCGATTGGAACTCCACTGCTCCAGGTTGCCGCGTTCCTCAGGAAACGCCGTCGACATCGCCCACGCGTCGAATTGTGAAAGTCGAGCCTTCCCTCCTTCCGCGAACAGGGCAATCGACTGATGATCCGGAGGCACGTCGATCACGCGCGTGAAACATGCTCGGCCGTTCACAAAGATCTCGATCACGGACCTGTCGAGGAACACGCGCAGGTCGACCGGCGCGCCTGGGGCTTGCAGCCTGTATAGCCTCTCGTCGCCGTCGACACGAACTTCCGACCCATCGCAGACGATCGCTGTGCCACCGACCCCGTTCTCATTCGTCCGAACCAGGAGCCCAAACCTGTTCGCACTCCCGGCCTCGATGGTCAGGCGCAACTCCAATGTATCGCCCTGCACCTGGGAAATAACCGTGGTTCCGTCATTCACGTTCATGGGCCCAATCCGCGTGTGCTTGCCGCGAAGTTTCTGTAACGCGGGCAGGGGTTCGAAGTTAAGGCCACCGTCTTCCGCAAGTGTCAGAATGCGCGGCAAGGATTGCACTCCATTCCACCCCTTGTCGTCGGGGAATCCGCGCACCCAGCCCCACATCACGCGCCGGCCTTCTGCATCGATCGTCGAGGTTGGTGCAT of the bacterium genome contains:
- a CDS encoding LacI family transcriptional regulator, coding for MITMEDIARICGVSRQTVHVALTGKPGVSEPTRERILEIVKKYNYRPNRMATTLLQKNTNLVGVTILNIRNPFFADLIQGINSVLRKEGLHIIFFETQTKEAEEEAIEDLLAYQVAGLILSPFQMEGRLSHYESLRLRKTPFVCVGPIRGFESHFVEVENREVGYLAAEHCIEKGHTNLCYLEGPEKIVSAAERAVGFVQCLMESGVNFNSQCVVKAGDTTQQGFEAGLKVLDVPSRKRPTAVVCFNDMIALGVYEAAQHLGLKIPEDVSVVGCDDIEIARLLNPPMTTIALPIAEMGRSAAEILVSQLQGAESEGYLVKRFPPELVARDSVRSL
- a CDS encoding choice-of-anchor D domain-containing protein, coding for MKSIRKVALTLGLLTAMVSIGFAADVSGGGAALQTAINAASVGDTLTVIDGGTYSTISVDKNLTIESDPIGAIISGGVDGVSVVAGCTSMTLRGFTVSGNSDNGVNVNTPADVFIESCALDGNGDGGNDSGLQLFGVGTYTVSVSDSSLNGNTRRAITVDTVGVEATINVTNCELNSNTEVGVFFGAPGTPFDPKLNISNSSISGNGGTGLFYFDGTVTATDTDIQNNSGDGVIIIGEQFTMTGGTISGNTGVGLKPDGTDLSTLNIDGVTITGQPNDSGVGLFSPVNATFQNCTISSNSNKGIHRIFNYTADSVINVENCDILSNGTEGIWIEHDGGTAFGFSTTLNVSDTLFYDNAPGGDSQLRATGLDPALITVDRSYFDYGSSAVGLVVVAGNGAGSGDFTNTIFRGGSGGLGVILAENGSFSFEHCTFAADDGSSAAAVFSGGGTDSTFFIRNCIFDGMVDTLVNNRATNSWDVDYSLFNSTTSDIGGSETGAVGGIGSNSVSATNPNFYADPTGLGTGDFHLNVGSAALNAGVDLGVADDYEGSARPNPTGSTPDMGALEMSEPDIDAISPLVFGQVVTGTSSTLTLQVDNVGTETLTISGATISGADQAVYSVDSSGLPVAVPAGGNTSLDVTFEPSAAQVYNAAQLDITSDDPDESSFPVSLQGEGVAPPPDQDINLTESLLDYGTITAGATSDLTFNIDNVGGQDLEVTSISITGTDAGVYSLVSPPGTPFTLAPADPAVTITVRFAPTGGATASYNDANVEVSSDDPDEGTVSVDLDGSGQDFSAVDDWRILNLE
- a CDS encoding GH32 C-terminal domain-containing protein codes for the protein MANRLLQTSRDFRESGRSAPVVAVVFVVLALCVANLASAADLALLGRHASYASLSDEERAAYDWALTSFDAEYLHLDDIAADPSILGDYKTLWWHYDESVVLPGQGATVAAIADWVSAGGRVLLSGFATQYVVDLGFEDTEPSVSIEPGDSGPWGFSQKTESAVFDGLPDVFATLAPGLSVDNKIAWWPDSSQFDGIWLADTEWQGDIVAAGEYRPGDGRVVVIGTGAYEFAVGGWNSKIDALRTFTMNTLRSLRSIPKGDLMARFTMEDLNDQQQIKEWRTGQAAGVPNNFGDPEFAPGPWGEGLRADGYSTFADFGPGVVNQNVSQLTVEAWVAVRAFPYTAQDAAIVNQQEAPRGFFLGVDPWGVWNFSIGADGNWHSVVAPAPLPKFQWIHLAGTYDRNVGLRIYLNGSQVAENNFVAGDLEAASNIPFQIGRHNQGGALGIFPLGIFNGLIDEVRVYNRALAADEILIHYQGGFPPAAEIIVPESRFSHDPTRPGWHAIPPADWTNEPHGMQYYRGNYHLFHQKNPNGPYFGNQHWGHLISPDFANWYPVTDAIWPEGVYDRNGTWSGSTTIHNNELTILYTSNDQGQTQSVATSGEDLAINFHKWGTNPVLPALPPGARPGILGFRDPFIWQDGGWYWVIIGSGYEDTGGEVHLYRSHDLLNWEYRGIMFSRPPDVVNHMWEMPMFGRFPNGKWIFLVNAIPAPGHPGPVDVVYWIGDWVNEKFVPDAEYGTPRRLDLGPEHVLAPSISYTDDGRIYAMGVMIEDRTSEAQLAAGYANLFTMQRMLTLADGNQLRQAPAPELEMLRGERHNFTNIFVEAGESGYLPGVGGDMVEIRALVDLQDASAFGIKVRKSPNGQEQTLIQYNAVGGLFVKRGLSSTSNQVGKWDVVAQHLLEGNENLELRIFIDRSTIEIFANRRSVVTTRIYPQRTDSVEMDLYSQGGTSKVISLDIWPLGENPITPTPTPPPSPTATPGTANAIGWMGY
- a CDS encoding right-handed parallel beta-helix repeat-containing protein, translated to MKNFNKVAAIAVAAGLLTGSGLAADINVPADFSTIQAAIDDAGTVDTDRILVDASSYSANEAVTIDKNLTLLSQNGKATITGTSLDSGVTVQAADVTIENFTISGAGFHGISIESGGALAITDCNVDGNGTSGSGGGSGLHQTDIGAATLDLTIANSTFSGNSHRGWTFDSPGTISIDASGVTIDGNTNEGVLLGKPGGLSVDFLLTNCDITNNGGAGMVDFFGTGTITGGSISTNVGHGLFLDDNASGPAARDYTIDGVTIMGNGDHGVIRFAAGNFIVQNCTIDGNGRGFAFNNAYGPISVTMTGGSVSDNATVGFQPDGGAGNLTANVTGTEFHGNGEMGLGIFGQGNYTFTNCSIQNNSTEGIARLFNDNGTSTILNLNGCTVESNQKVGILVIGMPIDVTLTDTSVSYNNVAGDSEGNILFDGDGVRNLVAERSTFVQGNGTKDNIALVGAGTHDFTNCLLDDGASSGGLKVVNIASADLIGNAEATLTHCTLVGSGETDEAAVTAEVFEGALNPASVTMRNCIVAGWDIGLNAVNGTNANASIDSDYNVLYCNSNTIGSGVSSGANDKLGQDPLFVTDSSGPGTGDFHLQAGSPAIDAGDTLGVTDDLDGAVRPSGSAPDMGAYEYGAVAGVTQWSLY